One Desulfobulbus oligotrophicus DNA segment encodes these proteins:
- a CDS encoding S26 family signal peptidase yields the protein MIRILKSSSSRPWWRLNRREQTVAIVFLAFILAGSWLPGRITVATSGSLNHRVFFLLPAPAKVELGDYLVFGRQDLSQVQSGLRADHDQMLKKVGCLPGDQLTTDETHHFFCNGRLLGQALETDSKGRPLPRFFFNGPVPADKLFMVGTHPRSYDSKYYGFIDVHEISHQALPLW from the coding sequence ATGATCCGGATACTGAAATCAAGCTCAAGTAGACCATGGTGGCGATTGAACCGGCGGGAACAGACTGTAGCGATCGTCTTTCTCGCCTTCATCCTTGCCGGCTCCTGGTTGCCCGGCCGCATTACCGTGGCCACCAGTGGTTCGCTCAATCATCGGGTTTTCTTTCTGCTCCCTGCACCCGCCAAGGTGGAACTGGGCGATTACCTGGTCTTCGGTCGCCAGGATCTCTCGCAGGTGCAGTCAGGACTACGTGCAGATCATGACCAGATGCTCAAGAAGGTCGGCTGTCTTCCAGGCGATCAACTGACCACCGACGAAACCCACCATTTTTTCTGCAATGGCAGGCTATTGGGGCAGGCATTGGAAACGGATAGTAAGGGCAGGCCCTTGCCCCGATTCTTCTTCAACGGTCCGGTCCCGGCAGACAAACTGTTCATGGTTGGCACTCATCCCCGCAGTTATGACAGCAAATACTATGGGTTCATTGATGTTCACGAGATCAGCCATCAAGCGCTACCGCTTTGGTAG
- a CDS encoding conjugal transfer protein TraG N-terminal domain-containing protein: MNRKNMTKWGLFPLALSAILLSAGSALALDMEYYTYGGFNPIVQAFIRIALIFSDAGYQGLIFVMTVIGIMAGAAAWIARATTGARIIPLTWTVPVVFGAIVYLAVFVPKGNITVYDPVLNRFQTVGDIPDAIVFTAGTLNLIERGLVDIIDTSAAPDAAYTQTAGGIGFKTLESVKGSSPKDNYARTSMIRYVKDCVTFELMRPGTTLSLDDLRNISTDFLVNLAQAVNPSVYTVYYDAASPAGTAMSCTQAWTNLQPIYATAANYSESIRKVCSKSYYDPSSATELATCRNQISNTLNFTTGTAVTPERIIQQRQIAEILYNFYFQDDVETSMLMESDRKITTSGLGIGLTMNEWIPIIRAVMTAIAIGVIPFLVLFLPTPIVGKAASVMLGFFVFLSTWGVTDAVIHGAAMDYAARNFEEVRQSNLGVYAMAALPSVSTKMLAMFGVIRSAGIMLASLFSMMLIRFGGHALAMLAGNLSSLVQGAGSHAGALLTPDGLSSAMRQQTKAAGLLDGMAEHRFANLAAAESWSLHKSVGGNTAAMNARRSLQKSGQIPPMTSQGDFATMMASANQSVGTASGPVTVSTGPDGTATRMRSESVNPDGSSSVVTLGPGGTGTQDDILAAGKASYVVDSDGIRTTTQASIHGLDPVKVGAMAVQQKVAGAAKTMGSDSNWGMLWQQVQRDSLSGGENRSYSDTLNNALHNSWKRAFNDQSSFIHSLDEIQRTQLQGMLGAGGRIVGASMGANGQLSVVGGDGERVSFQVSEDTAKAFSRDEAKVRSEAVAQTFSDGRGLDYLANVAKRIGATEAYSIIDEARSISRSQESYGADLTTALVKNYARERYGEETPETIRKTISDFNSYVTQHGPAGVNNMRDIVSGFVSGHGYGWGSTQAEVQGTIHNTRNRIHDQGLMKSYVDQTAGSVRSNTAGITEGSLQPPESPLPLQKPDGTRTITNADNLRSVNRHEESGQGRIRTDMKGMATEGIGKVFKGVVDSQGNRPTSEGYFQAPPENKLTPGEGKPGVVVEIHKRK, encoded by the coding sequence ATGAACAGGAAAAACATGACGAAGTGGGGTTTGTTCCCTCTGGCCTTGAGCGCTATTCTCCTTTCGGCCGGGTCTGCCCTGGCCCTGGATATGGAGTATTACACCTACGGGGGATTCAACCCCATTGTTCAGGCATTCATCCGCATTGCCCTGATCTTCAGCGATGCCGGTTATCAGGGGCTCATCTTTGTGATGACCGTCATCGGTATCATGGCCGGGGCAGCGGCCTGGATTGCCCGAGCCACCACCGGCGCCCGGATCATCCCGCTGACCTGGACCGTGCCGGTGGTATTCGGGGCCATCGTCTACCTGGCCGTCTTTGTGCCTAAGGGCAACATCACCGTTTATGATCCAGTGCTCAACCGGTTCCAGACGGTGGGCGATATCCCGGATGCCATCGTCTTCACTGCAGGCACCCTCAACCTGATCGAGCGTGGCCTGGTGGACATCATCGATACTTCGGCGGCTCCGGATGCTGCCTATACTCAGACCGCAGGCGGCATTGGATTCAAGACCCTGGAGTCGGTCAAGGGTTCCTCGCCCAAGGACAACTATGCCCGCACCTCCATGATCCGCTACGTCAAGGACTGTGTCACCTTCGAGCTGATGCGGCCGGGCACCACCCTGTCCCTGGATGATCTGCGCAACATCAGCACCGATTTCCTGGTCAATCTCGCCCAGGCGGTTAATCCATCGGTCTACACCGTCTACTACGATGCCGCGAGTCCGGCCGGCACCGCCATGAGCTGTACCCAGGCCTGGACCAACTTGCAGCCGATCTATGCCACCGCCGCCAACTACAGCGAGTCGATCCGCAAGGTGTGCAGCAAGTCCTACTACGATCCAAGCAGCGCCACCGAGTTGGCCACCTGCCGCAACCAGATCTCAAATACCCTCAACTTCACCACCGGCACAGCAGTGACGCCGGAGCGGATCATCCAGCAGCGGCAGATTGCCGAGATCCTCTACAACTTCTACTTCCAGGATGATGTCGAGACCTCGATGCTGATGGAGAGCGACCGTAAGATCACCACCTCCGGGCTGGGGATCGGTCTGACCATGAACGAGTGGATACCAATCATCCGGGCGGTGATGACCGCCATTGCCATTGGGGTGATTCCCTTTTTGGTGCTTTTTCTTCCCACCCCGATTGTCGGCAAGGCGGCCTCGGTGATGCTCGGCTTTTTTGTCTTTCTCTCCACCTGGGGCGTGACCGATGCGGTAATCCATGGCGCGGCCATGGATTATGCCGCCCGCAACTTCGAGGAGGTCCGGCAATCGAATCTCGGCGTCTATGCCATGGCGGCCCTGCCTTCGGTTTCCACCAAGATGCTGGCTATGTTTGGAGTCATCCGCTCCGCCGGCATCATGCTGGCGAGCCTGTTCTCGATGATGCTGATCCGCTTCGGTGGCCATGCCCTGGCCATGTTGGCCGGCAACTTGAGCAGTCTTGTCCAGGGAGCCGGCAGTCATGCCGGAGCCTTGTTGACCCCGGATGGGCTTTCATCCGCCATGCGTCAACAAACCAAGGCTGCCGGCCTGTTGGACGGGATGGCCGAGCATCGGTTCGCCAACTTGGCTGCCGCTGAATCCTGGAGCCTGCACAAATCGGTGGGCGGGAATACCGCAGCCATGAATGCCCGCAGGAGTTTACAAAAATCAGGGCAAATTCCACCCATGACCTCACAGGGTGACTTCGCCACCATGATGGCCTCGGCCAACCAAAGTGTCGGCACCGCCTCCGGACCGGTGACCGTCTCCACCGGGCCGGATGGCACTGCGACCCGGATGCGCTCTGAATCAGTCAACCCGGACGGTTCTTCCAGTGTCGTCACCCTTGGTCCAGGTGGCACCGGTACCCAGGACGACATCCTTGCAGCCGGCAAGGCCTCTTACGTGGTGGATAGTGATGGAATCAGAACCACCACTCAAGCCTCAATTCATGGCCTTGATCCGGTCAAGGTCGGAGCCATGGCAGTGCAGCAGAAGGTGGCCGGAGCTGCCAAGACTATGGGGAGCGACAGCAACTGGGGAATGCTCTGGCAGCAGGTGCAAAGGGATAGCCTTTCCGGCGGAGAAAACAGAAGTTACTCCGACACGCTCAATAACGCACTCCACAACAGTTGGAAGCGGGCCTTTAATGATCAATCGAGTTTTATCCACTCATTAGATGAAATACAGAGAACTCAACTGCAAGGGATGCTGGGCGCAGGAGGAAGAATCGTTGGTGCCAGCATGGGTGCGAATGGCCAATTATCAGTAGTAGGAGGTGATGGAGAACGGGTGAGCTTTCAAGTTTCCGAAGACACTGCCAAAGCCTTTTCCCGAGACGAAGCCAAAGTGCGCTCTGAAGCAGTCGCTCAGACATTCAGCGATGGCCGTGGGTTGGATTACCTGGCCAATGTTGCCAAACGTATTGGAGCCACAGAAGCCTATTCTATCATTGATGAGGCCCGGTCAATCAGCAGATCGCAGGAGTCCTATGGTGCAGATCTGACCACGGCACTGGTGAAGAATTACGCCCGAGAGCGGTATGGCGAGGAAACCCCTGAGACGATCCGCAAAACCATCAGCGATTTCAACAGCTATGTTACCCAACACGGTCCAGCCGGTGTCAACAATATGCGTGATATTGTCAGTGGCTTTGTCAGCGGGCACGGATACGGCTGGGGCAGTACCCAAGCAGAGGTGCAAGGAACCATCCACAACACCCGGAATCGAATCCATGATCAGGGGTTGATGAAGAGTTATGTCGATCAGACGGCCGGATCAGTTCGCTCCAACACTGCCGGCATTACCGAGGGAAGTCTTCAGCCTCCCGAAAGTCCCCTCCCGTTACAAAAACCGGACGGGACGCGAACCATTACTAATGCTGATAATCTGCGGAGTGTCAATCGACATGAAGAGTCTGGACAAGGTCGAATCCGCACCGATATGAAAGGGATGGCCACCGAGGGAATCGGCAAGGTGTTCAAAGGAGTGGTGGACAGCCAGGGGAATCGACCGACTTCTGAAGGGTACTTTCAGGCGCCACCAGAGAACAAATTAACTCCGGGTGAAGGAAAACCCGGAGTTGTAGTGGAAATTCATAAAAGAAAATAG
- a CDS encoding TraU family protein — protein sequence MLCLLLAPLQSLAKSGTPFNPITDIHWSEIDFTIESVCFCPRVWGVEVGLIVSYWEPFLLMDTSSVAFYSATLGTSVGGSPLDELGGKNKSSDAVDIANESTFAQSHAFLLPLMPWICARNDYGTWWSEYDPMWQNDELATLLTPEVSLYANKAVVMACMADAIAANAGWPLDAMPWCVGSGGSAYPMTGHVDNDNIVQANATAAYRMLYKLNRIGMLCDPYPQCGCMHTPVWIKSHYKMNVARPGIRGVYPIGRATSTYDSGLNPPYMGALGSNDEFLWVVYRKQRCCTCCE from the coding sequence GTGCTCTGCCTTCTCCTGGCCCCATTACAGTCCTTGGCCAAGTCGGGGACTCCCTTCAACCCGATCACCGACATCCATTGGTCCGAGATTGACTTCACCATCGAGAGCGTCTGCTTCTGTCCCAGAGTTTGGGGCGTCGAGGTTGGCCTGATTGTCAGCTACTGGGAGCCGTTTCTTCTTATGGACACCTCCTCGGTCGCCTTCTATTCAGCCACATTAGGAACCTCGGTCGGTGGATCTCCGCTCGATGAACTTGGAGGCAAGAACAAAAGCTCTGATGCGGTTGATATAGCCAACGAATCGACCTTTGCCCAGTCGCACGCCTTCCTTCTCCCTCTGATGCCCTGGATTTGTGCCCGCAACGATTACGGCACCTGGTGGAGCGAATATGACCCTATGTGGCAAAATGATGAGTTGGCCACCTTGCTCACTCCCGAGGTTTCACTCTATGCCAACAAGGCCGTGGTCATGGCCTGTATGGCCGATGCCATCGCTGCCAATGCCGGCTGGCCGCTGGATGCCATGCCCTGGTGCGTCGGCAGCGGCGGTTCGGCCTATCCCATGACCGGCCATGTCGACAACGACAACATCGTTCAGGCCAATGCCACCGCCGCCTACCGGATGCTCTATAAGCTCAATCGCATCGGCATGCTCTGTGATCCCTATCCGCAATGTGGCTGCATGCATACCCCGGTCTGGATCAAGAGCCATTACAAGATGAACGTAGCCCGGCCCGGCATTCGAGGCGTGTATCCTATCGGCCGGGCGACCTCTACCTATGACTCCGGACTCAATCCGCCCTATATGGGGGCCCTGGGTTCCAATGACGAGTTTCTCTGGGTGGTTTACCGCAAACAACGGTGCTGCACATGCTGCGAGTGA
- a CDS encoding TrbC family F-type conjugative pilus assembly protein, whose product MLRVSWRLPAVALIITLFQGVLAEERKEAGEVVEKAVEKARKLSETMHLPENAHNDKGQEAARQTVEKLNAPAFREQLGCQMERIQHSGTPQEQARTVQVQGALSAQESVYLFLSSSLPEATVNRYLIDVNRTAEQRIVPLLFGLPQGLAGKRLNADYFSRVMQAAPECRDTPDAPCRRLAVPFKVNPELFARYNINEVPVLVYDNGQDSWSIQGETELAYLLEKVGKAANSPALAGISARLRGGQ is encoded by the coding sequence ATGCTGCGAGTGAGTTGGAGGCTGCCGGCGGTGGCGTTGATCATCACCCTTTTTCAGGGCGTTTTGGCAGAAGAACGCAAGGAAGCCGGAGAAGTGGTGGAGAAGGCGGTCGAGAAGGCCCGTAAACTCAGTGAGACCATGCACCTGCCTGAGAATGCTCATAACGACAAGGGACAGGAAGCAGCTCGACAAACAGTGGAAAAGTTGAACGCACCTGCGTTTCGGGAGCAGTTGGGCTGCCAGATGGAAAGGATTCAACACAGCGGGACACCACAGGAACAGGCAAGGACAGTGCAGGTGCAAGGGGCACTTTCCGCTCAGGAGTCGGTCTATCTCTTCCTTTCCAGTTCGCTGCCCGAGGCGACGGTGAACCGGTACTTGATTGATGTGAATCGAACTGCTGAACAACGGATTGTGCCGCTCCTGTTTGGCCTGCCGCAGGGATTGGCAGGCAAACGCCTCAATGCCGACTATTTCAGCCGGGTGATGCAGGCTGCACCGGAATGCCGGGATACTCCCGATGCTCCCTGCCGGCGACTGGCAGTGCCGTTCAAGGTCAACCCGGAGTTGTTTGCAAGGTACAACATCAACGAAGTGCCGGTGCTGGTCTATGACAACGGTCAGGACTCCTGGTCGATCCAAGGAGAGACTGAGCTGGCTTACCTGTTGGAAAAGGTCGGCAAGGCGGCGAACAGTCCCGCGCTTGCCGGCATCAGTGCCCGATTGCGAGGTGGCCAGTGA
- a CDS encoding lytic transglycosylase domain-containing protein, producing the protein MRIEVVQKERKPFVLFPLLAGLLLFFALSFSSPFTAWATVAAYIDVQGNLHYMRGKSSRTDKKIAIERPVPRSSRDLSYQTINAFIQAAATEHGVDPYLIKAIIKAESNFDPAAVSPKGAQGLMQLMPATARDLQVDDPFDPQENITGGTKYLRSLLDNYDGDVVLSLAAYNAGPGKVKGRIPNIIETRIYIAKVLDNYQSYRNCR; encoded by the coding sequence ATGAGGATTGAGGTGGTTCAAAAAGAACGAAAACCCTTTGTATTGTTCCCGCTCCTAGCCGGTTTACTGCTCTTTTTCGCATTGAGTTTTTCGTCGCCATTTACCGCCTGGGCAACAGTTGCTGCCTATATAGATGTTCAAGGAAATCTCCATTATATGCGGGGTAAGAGCAGTCGAACGGACAAAAAGATCGCCATCGAACGACCTGTCCCACGATCATCGCGAGATCTCTCCTATCAAACAATCAACGCATTCATCCAAGCGGCCGCCACCGAACATGGGGTTGATCCCTACCTGATCAAGGCCATCATCAAAGCGGAATCGAATTTTGACCCTGCCGCTGTTTCGCCCAAGGGGGCTCAGGGCTTGATGCAACTCATGCCGGCTACGGCTAGGGATCTCCAGGTAGACGATCCCTTTGACCCGCAGGAAAATATTACCGGTGGCACCAAATACCTTCGTTCCCTGCTCGACAACTATGATGGGGACGTGGTGTTAAGCCTGGCCGCCTACAATGCCGGGCCTGGCAAGGTTAAAGGACGCATCCCGAATATCATTGAAACCAGGATTTACATCGCCAAGGTTCTCGACAATTATCAGTCTTACCGAAATTGCAGGTGA
- a CDS encoding IS5 family transposase, with the protein MRGPDIQQQKLFSYLSPESRVPQTHPLRPIRIIADKALKELSPVFRELYSRTGRPSIPPEQLLRSLLLQILYSIRSERMLVEQLDYNLLFRWFVGLSMDEAIWDHSVYSKNRERILHSDLAVMFLRSICSQAEAAGLLSDDHFTVDGTLIETWASLKSFRPKDEEPPVSTGGNRNPAVDFHGKKRRNDTHASVTDPESRLFRKGKGKEARLCFMGHVLMENRNGLVVDTRLTQATGTAEREAALSMASDIPGTHRVTIGADKGYDCKEFVDDLRILTVTPHVAQKVKGSAIDGRTTRHQGYAVSRKKRKRVEEIFGWMKTVAWLRKARYKGVEKIDWLFTLSAAAYNMVRMRNLGIVASG; encoded by the coding sequence ATGCGCGGACCTGACATTCAGCAACAGAAATTGTTCAGCTATCTCTCCCCCGAATCCCGGGTTCCACAAACGCATCCCCTGCGCCCCATCCGAATCATAGCTGATAAAGCGCTGAAAGAACTCTCCCCTGTGTTTCGGGAACTCTACTCACGAACAGGACGACCATCGATTCCGCCCGAGCAACTGCTTCGCTCCCTGCTGCTGCAAATCCTTTATTCGATCCGGAGCGAGCGGATGTTGGTGGAACAGCTTGATTACAATCTTCTTTTTCGCTGGTTTGTCGGCCTGTCCATGGATGAAGCAATTTGGGATCACTCCGTCTATTCCAAAAACAGGGAGCGCATTCTGCACAGTGATCTTGCGGTGATGTTCTTGCGATCCATCTGTTCCCAAGCCGAGGCAGCCGGACTCTTGTCTGACGACCATTTCACCGTTGACGGCACACTGATCGAAACGTGGGCATCGCTGAAGAGCTTTCGGCCCAAAGATGAGGAGCCTCCGGTCTCTACCGGCGGCAACCGCAATCCGGCAGTGGATTTCCACGGGAAAAAGCGTCGCAATGACACGCACGCATCGGTCACCGATCCAGAATCCCGGCTGTTCAGAAAAGGAAAAGGCAAGGAGGCCAGGCTCTGCTTCATGGGGCATGTGCTGATGGAAAATCGGAACGGTTTGGTCGTCGATACCCGCCTGACCCAGGCAACCGGGACGGCGGAGCGCGAGGCCGCCCTTTCCATGGCTTCGGATATTCCGGGCACACATCGAGTCACCATCGGCGCGGACAAAGGGTATGACTGCAAGGAGTTCGTCGATGACCTGCGCATCCTGACCGTTACTCCACATGTAGCGCAGAAAGTCAAAGGCTCCGCCATCGATGGCCGCACCACCCGTCATCAAGGTTATGCTGTGAGCCGGAAAAAACGCAAACGGGTGGAAGAGATATTTGGCTGGATGAAAACCGTCGCCTGGTTACGCAAAGCCAGGTACAAAGGTGTGGAAAAGATTGACTGGCTGTTCACGCTCTCAGCGGCAGCCTACAACATGGTCCGCATGCGCAATCTGGGGATAGTTGCCTCCGGGTAG
- a CDS encoding conjugal transfer protein TraF produces the protein MGSLMFTRSAIKRYRFGSVGLCLALLATPVWAGITAPSATNSFYQESKHGWFWYEDPTPVVEEGEREIPATESKAAPLSREVSLAHYSTETLWNMHPDDFQQLLNGLQKKAVQYPTEQNILEYLSIQDIARRKALAYANAAQYVTQKRADLFNINQVYPTSSPGTLARVQMQQEEIAGTIREAGKNHALLFFAAAGCGFCEKQAQILTYFVDKYGWQVKPMVIEREPDIALRFNITTTPTLLLIRQDREASMRIATGVATLPEIERNLYQAIRSMRGDTSMESFTTYDFQKGSALDPTSILKIQTPWQANGLINQSPTRPSP, from the coding sequence ATGGGTTCATTGATGTTCACGAGATCAGCCATCAAGCGCTACCGCTTTGGTAGTGTTGGGTTATGCCTGGCGCTGCTGGCCACGCCGGTCTGGGCCGGGATCACCGCGCCCTCGGCGACCAACAGCTTCTACCAGGAGAGCAAGCACGGCTGGTTCTGGTATGAGGATCCAACTCCTGTTGTTGAGGAGGGGGAGCGGGAGATACCAGCAACTGAGTCCAAGGCCGCCCCTTTATCTCGTGAGGTGTCCCTGGCCCACTATTCCACGGAAACCCTGTGGAACATGCATCCGGATGATTTTCAGCAGTTGCTGAACGGCCTGCAGAAAAAGGCGGTCCAGTACCCGACCGAACAGAACATCCTTGAGTATCTCTCCATCCAGGATATTGCCCGGCGCAAGGCCCTGGCCTACGCCAATGCCGCCCAGTATGTCACCCAGAAACGTGCCGACCTGTTCAACATCAATCAGGTCTATCCTACCTCCAGCCCAGGCACTCTGGCCCGGGTACAGATGCAGCAGGAGGAAATCGCGGGAACGATCCGTGAAGCTGGGAAAAATCATGCACTGCTGTTCTTTGCCGCAGCCGGCTGCGGCTTCTGTGAGAAACAGGCCCAGATCCTGACCTACTTTGTCGACAAATACGGCTGGCAGGTCAAACCGATGGTTATTGAGCGCGAACCCGATATCGCTCTGCGCTTCAACATCACCACCACGCCGACCTTGTTGCTGATCAGGCAGGACAGGGAGGCCTCGATGCGGATCGCCACCGGTGTAGCCACCCTGCCGGAGATCGAGCGTAACCTCTATCAGGCAATTCGCTCCATGCGGGGGGACACCTCCATGGAGTCGTTCACCACCTATGATTTCCAGAAGGGCAGCGCCCTGGATCCAACCTCGATCCTGAAGATCCAGACACCCTGGCAGGCTAACGGCCTAATCAACCAGTCACCTACGAGGCCCTCACCATGA
- a CDS encoding phospholipase D-like domain-containing protein yields MEEKAAVQFVKATKESVLAFLKEARKRVVIAKAGYFVDEIETLLELRKKDVRCDLYVDTDENSVRYGFGEQTALERINQNFELLNVRSANYIRMAIIIVDETVMVYSPVALSWEEVPEQIDFPNGFIGGSDVANSLLRQIEGEPIELNIEGMNIAIQTCPVIQKAPEEIKREIETTISVLKENPPVDLAELRKTTFYRHKYKLLKMTLHGVRIKNKSISLRPFNNMFAKTNLRLKSSWNVLTREDVEKLVAINLFLEVVESIAGEYTLAGC; encoded by the coding sequence ATGGAGGAAAAAGCGGCTGTCCAGTTCGTTAAAGCCACAAAGGAAAGCGTCCTTGCTTTTCTCAAAGAGGCCAGGAAAAGGGTTGTCATTGCCAAGGCCGGCTATTTTGTTGACGAGATTGAGACGTTGCTGGAGCTGAGAAAAAAGGATGTGCGGTGTGACCTATATGTGGACACCGATGAAAATTCAGTCCGCTATGGATTCGGCGAACAAACAGCCCTTGAACGGATCAATCAAAATTTTGAGCTGCTGAACGTCCGGAGCGCCAACTATATCCGGATGGCCATCATCATCGTGGACGAAACGGTCATGGTGTATTCGCCGGTGGCCTTGTCCTGGGAAGAGGTGCCGGAACAGATTGATTTCCCCAATGGTTTTATTGGCGGGAGTGACGTGGCCAACAGTTTGTTGCGGCAGATTGAGGGGGAACCGATTGAACTCAACATAGAAGGGATGAATATTGCCATCCAGACTTGCCCTGTCATTCAGAAAGCCCCGGAAGAAATTAAACGGGAGATTGAGACAACCATCTCCGTGCTCAAGGAAAATCCGCCGGTTGATCTGGCCGAACTGCGTAAGACCACATTTTACCGGCATAAATATAAACTGCTGAAAATGACCCTGCACGGTGTCAGGATCAAAAACAAGTCCATCTCCCTGCGGCCATTCAATAATATGTTTGCGAAAACCAATCTGCGCCTGAAAAGCAGCTGGAATGTTCTGACCCGCGAAGATGTGGAGAAACTGGTGGCGATCAACCTGTTCCTCGAAGTAGTGGAGTCAATAGCAGGCGAGTACACACTAGCAGGCTGTTGA
- a CDS encoding conjugal transfer protein TraH: MKTAFLSAIVAMTISAQTAQAGWVDDWLQQHAGSTPNYFSGQQRGYYSGGSFSGRWHSTAEYPVTVEVPRIKSGCGGIDVFMGGFSFMNTDYLVNKLQAILSGAPAVAFDLALKTLCEQCSNTIKNFEALADKLNSMQLDECSASKELVGIVANENGFHSSEVMREKLGTAIKENKLVSGTAEMWDILTKQDRANNNQPQSADVAAVTSGCNADMTNIFLVGGSLLANVGSKMSIPSSHIDLIRGLVGDVQLEGPANAYRISAIPPCPQNNPDDIKAFTEGAVYIKSMTGACSRISDANRDLVAYISTTLNSIADKVENKGTLTTAEQTFLESNPLSALPILKTAVGTNTRESIIPGLADITAKAYSLQMLSDLYLRGESIAAKAKEVLEKKAGPSTGQGPEKCAAVLFAEHADQSITAMLTRIRALKESAKTSYVAAANEMNTTVAYLNHMQRMEIQMAAEITRRYGKDLAARMQL; the protein is encoded by the coding sequence ATGAAAACAGCATTCCTTTCCGCCATTGTCGCCATGACCATCTCCGCCCAAACGGCGCAGGCCGGCTGGGTCGACGACTGGCTGCAGCAGCATGCCGGCAGCACGCCCAACTACTTCAGTGGCCAGCAACGCGGCTATTACTCCGGTGGCAGCTTCTCGGGCCGCTGGCACAGCACCGCCGAATATCCGGTCACCGTAGAGGTGCCCCGAATTAAGAGCGGCTGCGGTGGTATCGATGTGTTCATGGGCGGTTTCAGCTTCATGAACACCGATTACCTGGTCAATAAACTCCAAGCCATCCTCTCGGGGGCCCCGGCGGTAGCCTTTGACCTGGCCCTGAAGACCCTCTGCGAGCAGTGCTCCAATACTATCAAAAACTTCGAAGCCCTGGCCGATAAACTCAACTCCATGCAGTTGGATGAGTGTTCCGCCTCCAAGGAGCTGGTGGGGATCGTGGCCAATGAAAACGGCTTTCACTCCTCAGAGGTGATGCGGGAGAAACTCGGTACCGCCATCAAGGAGAACAAGCTGGTCAGCGGTACCGCCGAGATGTGGGATATCCTTACCAAACAGGACCGGGCCAACAATAATCAGCCCCAGTCGGCTGACGTGGCAGCTGTGACCAGCGGCTGTAATGCCGACATGACCAACATCTTCCTTGTCGGTGGCTCGCTACTGGCCAATGTCGGATCAAAGATGAGTATCCCATCCAGCCATATTGATCTGATTCGGGGACTGGTGGGTGATGTGCAGTTGGAAGGCCCTGCCAATGCCTACCGCATCTCGGCCATTCCGCCTTGCCCGCAGAACAACCCGGATGACATCAAGGCCTTCACCGAAGGCGCGGTCTATATCAAGAGTATGACCGGCGCCTGCAGCCGGATCAGCGATGCCAACCGGGACCTGGTCGCCTATATCAGCACTACCCTGAACAGCATTGCCGATAAGGTGGAAAACAAGGGCACGCTCACCACCGCCGAGCAGACCTTTCTTGAGTCCAACCCTCTTTCCGCCCTGCCAATCCTCAAGACAGCGGTGGGGACTAACACCAGGGAATCGATCATTCCCGGTTTGGCGGATATCACTGCCAAGGCCTACAGCCTGCAGATGCTCTCTGATCTCTACCTCCGGGGTGAATCCATTGCCGCCAAAGCCAAGGAGGTGTTGGAGAAGAAGGCCGGTCCCTCCACCGGTCAGGGACCGGAGAAGTGTGCGGCTGTGCTCTTTGCCGAGCATGCCGACCAGAGTATCACTGCCATGCTGACCCGGATTCGTGCGCTCAAGGAGTCGGCCAAGACCAGTTATGTCGCGGCCGCCAACGAGATGAACACCACGGTTGCCTATCTCAACCACATGCAGCGGATGGAGATCCAGATGGCCGCCGAGATCACCCGACGCTACGGCAAGGACCTGGCCGCGAGGATGCAGTTGTGA